The DNA sequence GGGGAGGAAACGGGTGCGCAACCCATCACGGGAGGCCGGGCCTCCGGATCTCACCACGCCCGAGGGGTTCGGCAGGTTCTACGAGGAGCACGTCGACGCCGTCCTCGGCTTCGTCACCCGCCGGGTCGCCGATCCGCACGTGGCGGCGGACCTGACGGCGGACGTCTTCCTCGCGGCGATGGGGTCGGCGGGCGGCTACCGGCCCGACCGGGGCGTGCCGGTCGCCTGGCTGTTCGGCATCGCCCGCAACGTCCTGTCGGGCCACGCCCGCGGCCTGGCCCGCGAGAGCGGCGCCCTGGCCCGGCTCAGCGGCCGCCGGCTCCTCGACGACGAGGACGTGGCCGCGCTGGAGGAGCGGATCGACGCGGAGCGGGCCTACCGGGCCGTCGCCGAGCGGCACGCCGCCCTGTCCGAGCCGCTGCGCGCGGCGCTCGACCTGGTCGTGGTCGACGGCCTCGCGCCGGCGGAGGCGGCGCAGGCCCTGGGCGTCACCACGACGACGGTCCGCGTGCGCCTGCACCGTGCCCG is a window from the Streptomyces sp. NBC_01244 genome containing:
- a CDS encoding RNA polymerase sigma factor, with amino-acid sequence MRNPSREAGPPDLTTPEGFGRFYEEHVDAVLGFVTRRVADPHVAADLTADVFLAAMGSAGGYRPDRGVPVAWLFGIARNVLSGHARGLARESGALARLSGRRLLDDEDVAALEERIDAERAYRAVAERHAALSEPLRAALDLVVVDGLAPAEAAQALGVTTTTVRVRLHRARRALRATEPAPFPTPEAHLEVVR